A stretch of the Enterobacter mori genome encodes the following:
- the aceB gene encoding malate synthase A, whose amino-acid sequence MTQQATTVDELAFTQPYGEQEQQVLTAEAVEFLTELVTRFTPQRNKLLAARIHQQQEIDDGKLPGFISETASIRRGEWKIRGIPEDLQDRRVEITGPVERKMVINAMNANVKVFMADFEDSLAPDWNKVIDGQINLRDAVNGTISYTNEAGKIYQLKPNPAVLICRVRGLHLPEKHVTWRGEAIPGSLFDFALYFFHNYKNLLAKGSGPYFYLPKTQSWQEAAWWSEVFSYAEDRFDLPRGTIKATLLIETLPAVFQMHEILHALRDHIVGLNCGRWDYIFSYIKTLKNHGDRVLPDRQVVTMDKPFLSAYSRLLIKTCHKRGAFAMGGMAAFIPSKDAERNNQVLNKVKADKELEARNGHDGTWIAHPGLADTAMEVFNRVLGDNKNQLFVTREDDAPIAEEQLLAPCTGERTEEGMRANIRVAVQYIEAWISGNGCVPIYGLMEDAATAEISRTSIWQWIHHQKTLSNGKPVTKSLFRQMLAEEMRVIQDELGEHRFSSGRFDDAARLMEQITTSDDLIDFLTLPGYRFLA is encoded by the coding sequence ATGACTCAACAGGCAACGACGGTCGATGAACTGGCTTTTACCCAGCCGTATGGCGAGCAAGAACAGCAAGTTTTGACGGCGGAAGCGGTAGAATTTCTGACTGAACTGGTGACCCGCTTTACGCCACAGCGCAATAAGCTGCTGGCGGCACGTATTCATCAGCAGCAGGAAATTGACGATGGCAAGTTGCCTGGATTCATTTCGGAAACCGCTTCCATTCGTCGTGGCGAGTGGAAAATCCGCGGTATCCCTGAAGATTTACAGGATCGTCGCGTTGAGATCACCGGTCCGGTAGAGCGTAAAATGGTGATCAACGCCATGAACGCGAACGTTAAAGTCTTTATGGCCGATTTTGAAGATTCACTGGCGCCAGACTGGAACAAAGTAATCGACGGGCAGATCAACCTGCGCGACGCCGTGAACGGCACCATCAGCTACACCAACGAAGCCGGTAAAATTTACCAGCTCAAACCGAACCCGGCGGTGCTGATCTGTCGCGTACGCGGCCTGCACCTGCCCGAAAAACATGTCACCTGGCGTGGGGAAGCCATTCCGGGCAGCCTGTTTGATTTCGCACTCTATTTCTTCCACAACTACAAGAACCTGCTGGCAAAAGGCAGCGGTCCCTATTTCTACCTGCCAAAAACACAGTCCTGGCAGGAAGCGGCCTGGTGGAGCGAAGTGTTCAGCTATGCGGAAGACCGTTTTGACCTGCCGCGCGGCACCATCAAGGCCACGCTGCTGATTGAAACGCTGCCTGCGGTATTCCAGATGCATGAAATCCTGCACGCGTTGCGCGACCATATTGTCGGCCTGAACTGCGGACGCTGGGACTACATCTTCAGCTACATCAAAACCCTGAAAAATCACGGCGATCGCGTGCTACCAGATCGCCAGGTCGTGACCATGGATAAACCCTTCCTTAGCGCCTACTCGCGTCTGCTGATTAAAACCTGCCACAAGCGCGGTGCCTTCGCGATGGGCGGCATGGCGGCCTTTATCCCGAGTAAAGACGCTGAGCGCAACAATCAGGTGCTCAACAAGGTGAAAGCCGACAAAGAGCTTGAAGCCCGCAACGGCCACGACGGCACGTGGATTGCCCATCCCGGCCTGGCCGACACGGCGATGGAGGTCTTTAACCGCGTGCTTGGTGACAATAAAAACCAGCTGTTTGTCACGCGTGAAGACGATGCACCAATCGCAGAAGAACAGCTGCTGGCACCGTGTACGGGTGAGCGTACAGAGGAGGGTATGCGTGCCAATATCCGCGTCGCGGTCCAGTACATCGAAGCGTGGATCTCCGGTAACGGCTGCGTACCTATCTACGGCCTGATGGAAGATGCCGCGACGGCGGAGATCTCTCGCACCTCCATCTGGCAGTGGATCCATCACCAGAAAACGCTCAGCAACGGCAAGCCGGTGACCAAATCTCTGTTCCGCCAGATGCTGGCCGAAGAGATGCGGGTGATCCAGGACGAGCTGGGCGAACACCGCTTCAGCAGCGGACGTTTTGACGACGCTGCGCGCCTGATGGAGCAAATCACCACATCAGATGACTTAATCGACTTCCTGACCCTGCCGGGCTACCGCTTCCTGGCGTAA
- the iclR gene encoding glyoxylate bypass operon transcriptional repressor IclR, which yields MVATVPAKRGRKPAATTAAQPGGQVQSLTRGLKLLEWIAESHGSVALTELAQQAGLPNSTTHRLLTTMQQLGFVRQVGELGHWAVGAHAFIVGSSFLQSRNLLAIVHPILRKLMEESGETVNLAVLDQSDHQAIIIDQVQCTQLMRMSAPIGGKLPMHASGAGKAFLSQLSEEQVTGLLHRKGLHAYTHATLVSPVHLKEDLALTRKRGYSFDDEEHALGLRCLAACIFDEHREPFAAISISGPISRMTDDRVTELGALVIKAAKEVTLAYGGIR from the coding sequence ATGGTCGCGACCGTTCCCGCCAAACGCGGCAGAAAGCCTGCTGCCACCACCGCCGCACAACCCGGCGGACAGGTTCAATCGCTCACGCGCGGTCTGAAGCTGCTGGAGTGGATAGCCGAGTCGCACGGCAGCGTGGCCCTGACGGAGCTGGCCCAGCAGGCTGGCCTGCCGAACTCCACCACGCACCGCCTGCTGACCACCATGCAGCAGCTGGGCTTCGTACGCCAGGTAGGTGAACTGGGGCACTGGGCAGTGGGGGCGCATGCGTTTATTGTCGGCAGCAGCTTCCTGCAGAGCCGTAACCTGCTGGCGATTGTGCACCCGATTCTGCGCAAGCTGATGGAGGAGTCCGGCGAGACGGTCAACCTGGCGGTGCTGGACCAGAGCGACCACCAGGCGATTATTATCGACCAGGTGCAGTGCACGCAGCTGATGCGCATGTCCGCGCCGATTGGCGGCAAGCTGCCGATGCACGCGTCCGGAGCGGGAAAGGCATTTCTCTCGCAGCTGAGCGAGGAGCAGGTGACGGGGCTACTGCACCGTAAAGGGCTGCACGCCTATACTCACGCCACGCTGGTGTCGCCCGTGCATCTGAAAGAAGATCTGGCCCTGACCCGCAAGCGCGGCTATTCGTTTGATGATGAAGAGCATGCCCTGGGCCTGCGCTGCCTCGCGGCCTGTATATTTGACGAGCACCGCGAGCCGTTTGCCGCCATCTCCATCTCCGGCCCCATTTCACGTATGACCGACGACCGCGTGACAGAACTGGGTGCGCTGGTGATTAAGGCGGCGAAAGAGGTGACGCTGGCGTATGGTGGGATTCGTTAA
- the aceA gene encoding isocitrate lyase yields the protein MKTRTQQIEELKKEWTQPRWEGIRRPYSAEEVVKLRGSVNPECTLAQNGAAKMWKLLHGGSKKGYINSLGALTGGQALQQAKAGIEAIYLSGWQVAADANLASSMYPDQSLYPANSVPSVVDRINNTFRRADQIQWAAGIEPGDPRFTDYFLPIVADAEAGFGGVLNAFELMKSMIEAGAAAVHFEDQLASVKKCGHMGGKVLVPTQEAVQKLVAARLAADVLGVPTLVIARTDADAADLITSDCDPYDSEFITGERTSEGFYRTHAGIEQAISRGLAYAPYADLVWCETSTPDLALAKRFADAIHAKYPGKLLAYNCSPSFNWQKKLDDKTIASFQQQLSDMGYKYQFITLAGIHSMWFNMFDLAHAYAQGEGMKHYVEKVQQPEFAAGKDGYTFVSHQQEVGTGYFDNVTTIIQGGTSSVTALTGSTEEAQF from the coding sequence ATGAAAACCCGTACCCAACAAATCGAAGAGTTGAAAAAAGAGTGGACTCAACCGCGCTGGGAAGGCATCCGCCGTCCGTACAGCGCAGAGGAAGTGGTGAAATTACGCGGCTCGGTCAATCCGGAATGCACGCTGGCACAGAACGGTGCGGCGAAAATGTGGAAGCTGCTGCACGGTGGCTCTAAAAAGGGCTATATCAACAGCCTCGGCGCGCTGACCGGCGGTCAGGCACTGCAGCAGGCGAAGGCCGGTATTGAGGCTATTTACCTCTCCGGCTGGCAGGTCGCGGCGGACGCTAACCTGGCCTCCAGCATGTACCCGGATCAGTCGCTCTATCCGGCTAACTCCGTGCCGTCGGTGGTGGATCGGATCAACAACACCTTCCGCCGTGCGGATCAGATCCAGTGGGCCGCCGGTATTGAACCTGGCGATCCGCGCTTTACGGATTACTTCCTGCCGATCGTCGCGGATGCAGAAGCGGGCTTTGGCGGCGTGCTGAACGCCTTCGAGCTGATGAAATCGATGATTGAGGCCGGTGCAGCGGCCGTTCACTTCGAAGACCAGCTGGCGTCGGTGAAGAAATGCGGACACATGGGCGGTAAGGTGCTGGTTCCTACACAGGAAGCCGTGCAGAAGCTGGTTGCCGCGCGTCTGGCTGCTGACGTGCTCGGCGTCCCTACGCTGGTGATTGCCCGTACCGATGCCGATGCGGCGGACCTGATCACCTCTGACTGCGACCCGTATGACAGCGAGTTCATTACCGGCGAGCGTACCAGCGAAGGCTTCTACCGTACCCATGCTGGCATTGAGCAGGCGATCAGCCGCGGCCTGGCGTACGCTCCCTACGCGGACCTGGTCTGGTGTGAAACCTCCACGCCGGATCTGGCTCTGGCAAAACGCTTTGCCGACGCCATTCACGCGAAATACCCAGGCAAGCTGCTGGCCTACAACTGCTCGCCGTCCTTCAACTGGCAGAAAAAGCTGGATGACAAAACCATCGCCAGCTTCCAGCAGCAGCTGTCCGACATGGGTTACAAATATCAGTTCATTACCCTGGCAGGGATCCACAGCATGTGGTTCAACATGTTCGACCTGGCGCACGCCTACGCGCAGGGCGAGGGCATGAAGCACTATGTAGAGAAGGTCCAGCAGCCTGAATTTGCGGCGGGGAAAGACGGTTACACCTTCGTGTCCCACCAGCAGGAGGTGGGAACAGGCTACTTCGATAACGTGACCACCATTATTCAGGGCGGGACCTCCTCCGTCACGGCATTAACGGGCTCAACCGAAGAAGCACAGTTCTGA
- the aceK gene encoding bifunctional isocitrate dehydrogenase kinase/phosphatase, translated as MSRGLELLIAQTILQGFDAQYGRFLEVTSGAQQRFEHADWHAVQQAMKQRIHLYDHHVGLVVEQLRCITEGKSLDAAFLLRVKEHYTYLLPDYPRFEIAESFFNSVYCRLFDHRSLSPERLFIFSSQPDRRFRTIPRPLAKDFFPDRGWEKLLHRVLTDLPLRLPWENKTRDIGYIHAHLNETFGAEVLSHSHLQVANELFYRNKAAWLVGKLVTPTAIVPFLLPIHRTDDGELFVDTCLTTSAEASIVFGFARSYFMVYAPLPAALVEWLREILPGKTTAELYMAIGCQKHAKTESYREYLRYVTAADEQFIEAPGIRGMVMLVFTLPGFDRVFKVIKDRFAPQKEMTAAHVRACYQLVKEHDRVGRMADTQEFENFVLDKQQIDPALMALLMQEAPAKITDLGDKIVISHLYIERRMVPLNIWLEQSDGQTLRDAIEEYGNAIRQLAAANIFPGDMLFKNFGVTRHGRVVFYDYDEICYMTEVNFRDIPQPRYPEDELSSEPWYSVSPGDVFPEEFRHWLCADPRIGPLFEEMHADLFRASYWRGLQTRIKNGHVEDVYAYRRKQRFCIRFSPSPCGREPG; from the coding sequence ATGTCGCGTGGCCTGGAATTACTGATTGCCCAAACTATTTTGCAGGGCTTCGATGCCCAGTATGGTCGTTTTCTTGAAGTGACCTCTGGCGCCCAGCAGCGCTTCGAACATGCAGACTGGCATGCGGTTCAGCAGGCCATGAAGCAGCGTATCCATCTCTACGATCACCACGTGGGTCTGGTGGTGGAGCAGCTGCGCTGTATTACCGAGGGTAAAAGCCTGGACGCGGCATTTTTACTGCGCGTAAAGGAGCACTACACCTATCTTTTACCCGACTACCCGCGCTTCGAGATTGCGGAGAGTTTTTTCAACTCCGTCTATTGCCGGTTATTTGACCACCGCTCGTTATCTCCCGAGCGGTTATTTATCTTCAGCTCCCAGCCGGACCGCCGCTTTCGTACCATTCCGCGTCCGCTGGCTAAGGATTTCTTTCCCGATCGCGGGTGGGAAAAGCTGCTGCATCGCGTGCTAACGGATTTGCCGCTGCGCCTGCCCTGGGAGAATAAAACCCGGGATATCGGTTACATCCACGCGCATCTCAACGAAACCTTCGGCGCGGAGGTGCTCAGCCATAGCCATTTGCAGGTGGCTAACGAGCTTTTCTACCGCAATAAAGCCGCCTGGCTGGTGGGCAAATTGGTTACCCCGACCGCGATTGTGCCGTTTCTGCTGCCCATTCACCGTACCGACGACGGGGAACTGTTTGTCGATACCTGCCTGACCACCAGCGCAGAGGCCAGTATCGTATTTGGCTTCGCCCGCTCTTATTTCATGGTATACGCCCCGCTGCCTGCCGCGCTGGTGGAGTGGCTGCGAGAGATCCTACCGGGCAAAACCACCGCCGAGCTGTATATGGCGATTGGCTGCCAGAAGCACGCCAAAACGGAAAGCTACCGGGAGTACCTGCGTTATGTCACCGCGGCCGATGAGCAGTTTATCGAAGCGCCAGGCATTCGCGGTATGGTGATGCTGGTCTTTACGCTGCCGGGTTTCGACCGGGTCTTTAAGGTGATTAAAGACAGATTCGCGCCGCAGAAAGAGATGACCGCCGCGCACGTTCGCGCCTGCTATCAGCTGGTCAAAGAGCACGACCGCGTCGGGCGCATGGCGGATACCCAGGAGTTCGAAAACTTTGTGCTGGATAAACAGCAGATCGACCCGGCGCTCATGGCGCTGTTAATGCAGGAAGCGCCGGCGAAAATCACCGATCTTGGTGACAAAATCGTGATTAGCCATCTCTACATTGAGCGCCGCATGGTGCCGCTGAATATCTGGCTGGAGCAGTCCGACGGTCAGACGCTGCGGGATGCGATTGAAGAGTACGGCAACGCGATTCGCCAGCTTGCCGCCGCCAATATTTTTCCCGGCGACATGCTGTTTAAAAACTTCGGCGTTACTCGTCACGGGCGGGTGGTGTTCTACGATTACGACGAAATTTGCTACATGACCGAAGTGAATTTCCGCGATATCCCACAGCCCCGCTACCCGGAAGATGAGCTTTCCAGCGAGCCGTGGTACAGCGTCTCGCCGGGCGATGTGTTTCCCGAAGAGTTTCGACACTGGCTGTGTGCCGACCCGCGCATCGGGCCGCTATTCGAAGAGATGCATGCCGATCTGTTTCGCGCCAGCTACTGGCGCGGGCTGCAAACGCGGATCAAAAACGGGCACGTGGAAGATGTGTATGCATACCGCCGTAAGCAGCGGTTTTGCATCAGATTTTCTCCCTCTCCCTGTGGGAGAGAGCCGGGGTGA
- the metA gene encoding homoserine O-acetyltransferase MetA, giving the protein MPIRVQDELPAVNFLREENVFVMTASRATGQEIRPLKVLILNLMPKKIETENQFLRLLSNSPLQVDIQLLRIDARESRNTPSEHLNNFYCNFDDIQGENFDGLIVTGAPLGLVEFNDVAYWPQIKQVLEWAKDHVTSTLFVCWAVQAALNILYGIPKQTRTEKLSGVYEHHILHPHALLTRGFDDTFLAPHSRYADFPVQLIRDYTDLEILAETEDGDAYLFASKDKRIAFVTGHPEYDPHTLASEYFRDVEAGLNPDVPYNYFPKNDPQNKPRATWRSHGNLLFTNWLNYYVYQITPYDLRHMNPTLE; this is encoded by the coding sequence ATGCCGATTCGGGTGCAGGACGAGCTACCAGCCGTCAATTTCTTGCGTGAAGAAAACGTCTTCGTCATGACGGCTTCGCGTGCGACAGGTCAGGAAATTCGCCCGCTGAAGGTGCTTATTCTCAATCTGATGCCAAAAAAAATCGAAACAGAAAATCAGTTCCTGCGTCTTCTGTCGAACTCCCCGCTGCAGGTCGATATTCAGCTGCTGCGAATCGATGCCCGTGAGTCGCGTAACACGCCTTCTGAGCATCTGAACAACTTCTACTGTAACTTCGATGACATTCAGGGTGAAAACTTCGACGGACTGATTGTGACCGGCGCGCCGCTCGGTCTGGTTGAATTTAACGATGTCGCCTACTGGCCGCAGATAAAACAGGTCCTGGAGTGGGCAAAAGATCACGTCACGTCCACATTGTTTGTCTGTTGGGCGGTACAAGCCGCACTGAATATTCTTTATGGCATCCCCAAGCAAACCCGCACTGAAAAGCTCTCCGGCGTATACGAACACCACATTCTCCATCCACACGCGTTGCTGACGCGTGGCTTCGATGACACTTTTCTGGCCCCGCATTCTCGCTACGCCGATTTCCCGGTCCAGCTGATTCGTGATTACACCGATCTGGAGATCCTGGCCGAAACGGAAGATGGAGATGCTTACCTGTTTGCCAGTAAAGATAAGCGTATCGCCTTTGTGACCGGGCATCCTGAGTACGATCCGCACACCCTTGCGTCCGAGTATTTCCGTGATGTCGAAGCGGGTCTTAACCCGGATGTCCCGTACAACTATTTTCCGAAAAACGATCCGCAAAACAAACCGAGAGCGACCTGGCGCAGCCACGGGAATTTGCTTTTTACTAACTGGCTCAACTATTACGTCTATCAGATAACACCATACGATCTGCGTCACATGAATCCGACGCTGGAGTAA